The Humulus lupulus chromosome 3, drHumLupu1.1, whole genome shotgun sequence genome window below encodes:
- the LOC133821927 gene encoding glycosyltransferase BC10-like, producing the protein MKGAQNHRYSSMTILTRLSNVVQLHFINMLTYLLLFGCGLTFGIIITTYMKEFSFNLQFTQFSISTSSPLSPSLPTPTTTSSFSSSSFDQNSTQVPLIGNNDTKEAETTTKPNITRRIGLDDYLVPPSVAHDMTDEELLWRASMAPRIPTYPFDRVPKVAFMFLTRGPVFMAPFWDTFFQGHEGFYSIYVHSNPSYNGSAPEDSAFFGRRIPSKEVGWGKVSMIEAERRLLANALLDVSNQRFVLLSEACIPLYDFKTVYNYLINAKKNHVMAYDEPGAVGRGRYNYHMYPEISLKQWRKGSQWFEMGRDLAIEVVSDKVYFPIFQKYCRGSCYADEHYLPTFVSIKFWEGNSNRSLTWVDWSKGGPHPARFWRTDVTVELLRGLRNNNTNCEYNDNGTNLCFLFARKFLPSTVDRLVKFGPKIMHFH; encoded by the exons aTGAAAGGTGCACAGAATCACAGATACTCTTCAATGACCATTCTCACAAGACTCTCCAATGTCGTCCAACTCCATTTCATCAACATGCTCACCTATTTACTCCTCTTCGGTTGTGGTTTAACCTTTGGAATAATCATCACTACTTACATGAAAGAATTCTCATTCAATCTCCAATTCACACAGTTCTCAATCTCAACTTCTTCGCCATTATCACCATCCTTACCAACACCAACAACAACCTCTTCTTTTTCCTCTTCATCATTCGATCAAAACTCAACTCAAGTTCCTCTGATCGGAAATAATGACACGAAAGAAGCTGAAACCACCACAAAGCCTAACATCACTCGTCGAATAGGATTGGATGATTACTTGGTGCCGCCGAGTGTCGCACACGACATGACCGACGAAGAGTTGTTGTGGAGAGCTTCCATGGCTCCAAGGATTCCAACATATCCATTCGACAGAGTTCCCAAGGTTGCTTTCATGTTCTTGACAAGAGGACCTGTTTTCATGGCTCCATTTTGGGATACCTTCTTTCAAGGCCATGAAGGGTTTTACTCAATTTATGTTCATTCCAATCCCTCTTACAATGGATCAGCTCCTGAAGATTCTGCCTTTTTTGGCCGTAGAATTCCCAGTAAG GAAGTGGGATGGGGAAAGGTGAGCATGATCGAAGCCGAGCGGCGTCTACTAGCCAACGCACTACTCGACGTTTCGAACCAACGTTTCGTGCTGCTCTCGGAGGCTTGTATACCACTCTACGACTTCAAAACAGTCTACAATTACCTCATAAACGCCAAGAAAAACCACGTCATGGCCTACGACGAGCCCGGGGCAGTCGGAAGAGGCCGATATAATTACCACATGTACCCAGAAATCTCTTTGAAGCAGTGGAGAAAAGGGTCTCAGTGGTTCGAAATGGGCCGAGATTTGGCCATTGAAGTTGTCTCGGACAAAGTTTACTTTCCCATTTTCCAAAAGTACTGCCGAGGCTCTTGCTATGCCGACGAGCATTATCTTCCTACGTTTGTGAGTATCAAGTTTTGGGAAGGCAATTCCAACAGGAGTTTGACTTGGGTTGACTGGTCAAAGGGTGGTCCACACCCTGCTAGGTTCTGGAGGACTGATGTCACGGTTGAGCTTTTGAGGGGTTTGAGGAATAATAATACTAATTGTGAGTATAATGACAATGGCACCAATCTTTGCTTCTTGTTTgctaggaagttcttgcctagtACTGTCGATCGGCTTGTCAAGTTTGGCCCCAAGATTATGCATTTCCATTAA